The following coding sequences are from one Triticum aestivum cultivar Chinese Spring chromosome 5A, IWGSC CS RefSeq v2.1, whole genome shotgun sequence window:
- the LOC123107910 gene encoding very-long-chain aldehyde decarbonylase GL1-10: protein MLPYATASDAEAALRRAMTRAEAAWFRYTAAKADCYLYYHTVAVLLAVYTLLPLMLALLELGAPAVALRYKLQPRGARLSPAGFLRCYTDTARFLLPLAAPVQLLSYPAVKMLGIRMGLPLPSAGEMAAQLLMYLLVEDYLSYWAHRLMHTKWCYDNIHHVHHEYTAPNGFVAPYMHWTEVLILTVPTVVGPVIAPCHMITFGIWFVIVAISAIETHCGYNFPFNPTKLIPFWGGAEFHDYHHYLGGNCQSNFATVFTYCDYLYGTNNAFRRHKAGQAKLKMVSEKNVEK from the exons ATGCTCCCTTACGCAACGGCGTCCGACGCGGAGGCGGCGCTGAGGCGCGCCATGACGCGCGCCGAGGCAGCGTGGTTCCGGTACACGGCGGCGAAGGCGGACTGCTACCTTTACTACCACACTGTCGCCGTCCTCCTTGCCGTCTACACCCTGCTGCCGCTCATGCTCGCGCTTCTCGAGCTCGGCGCGCCGGCCGTCGCCCTGCGGTACAAGCTGCAGCCCCGGGGCGCGCGGCTGTCGCCGGCCGGCTTCCTCCGCTGCTACACGGACACCGCGCGCTTCTtgctccccctcgccgcccctgTCCAGCTGCTGTCCTATCCTGCGGTCAAG ATGTTGGGGATCCGGATGGGGCTGCCGCTGCCGTCGGCGGGGGAGATGGCGGCGCAGCTGCTCATGTACCTGCTTGTGGAGGACTATCTCAGCTACTGGGCCCACCGGCTGATGCACACCAAGTGGTGCTACGACAACATCCACCACGTCCACCATGAGTACACTGCACCCAACGGCTTCGTCGCGCCATACATGCACTGGACCGAGGTGCTCATCCTCACCGTCCCCACCGTCGTCGGCCCGGTGATCGCGCCTTGCCACATGATCACCTTCGGCATCTGGTTTGTGATAGTGGCTATTTCGGCCATCGAGACCCACTGCGG GTACAACTTCCCGTTCAACCCGACAAAGCTTATCCCGTTCTGGGGAGGAGCAGAGTTCCACGACTACCACCACTACTTGGGAGGGAACTGCCAGAGCAACTTTGCAACTGTGTTCACGTATTGCGATTATCTGTACGGGACAAATAAC GCCTTCAGACGCCACAAGGCAGGCCAAGCAAAG CTGAAGATGGTGTCGGAAAAGAATGTCGAGAAATGA